One Pseudorasbora parva isolate DD20220531a chromosome 8, ASM2467924v1, whole genome shotgun sequence DNA window includes the following coding sequences:
- the LOC137085191 gene encoding zinc finger protein 43-like yields MGCSKDQEGVLQMSTEQPEKPQGKESFACEQCGKAFSKMFSLLRHKRVHSVLKQHCCEKCGKKFSQLRALDTHLLKHTEKFEKKKFPCSTCGKSFKDLAAHALVHAEVKPFTCEICGQGFTVKGSLYMHQRVHTGEKPYTCDTCGKSFSLIGTLNCHKKIHSEDRPIKCSYCNKSFKCKSHLRRHLPVHTGERRYTCKICGKTFAHHEAMTRHILIHTEEKPYICEVCGKRFRQRSNLKVHMRVHEEMQFKCEMCGILFQHEFLLQNHMSTHNQTEDSGDKSNGQFPKSSSAIKMQPHSDNSKLFTCKMCEKSYSNIYNLRIHEKLHSGETPFMCEICGKAYALRKSLKTHMLCHSGERPYKCIVCGKAFKWSGSLKMHMKTHTDEKTYKCETCGKTFRLYGNLKRHKHVHTGEKTLRDPDHVKAHMQIQRVKPYKCQKCGKNYVYLRHYNDHRCKPV; encoded by the coding sequence ATGGGCTGTTCTAAAGATCAGGAAGGTGTGTTGCAGATGTCAACCGAGCAACCTGAAAAGCCACAAGGCAAAGAGTCATTTGCATGTGAGCAGTGCGGAAAGGCATTTTCAAAGATGTTTTCTCTTCTGCGGCACAAACGTGTGCATTCAGTCCTAAAGCAGCACTGTTGTGAAAAATGCGGGAAGAAGTTTTCACAATTAAGAGCGCTAGACACTCATCTCCTCAAACACACAGAGAAGTTTGAGAAGAAGAAATTCCCCTGCAGTACGTGCGGGAAGAGCTTCAAGGATCTCGCAGCGCACGCACTGGTCCATGCAGAAGTCAAACCATTTACCTGTGAAATATGCGGACAGGGATTCACAGTCAAAGGAAGTTTATACATGCACCAGAGGGTGCACACAGGCGAAAAACCATATACGTGTGATACCTGTGGGAAGAGTTTCTCTCTGATAGGCACCCTAAACTGTCACAAGAAAATTCATTCAGAGGATAGGCCAATAAAATGCAGCTATTGCAACAAGAGCTTCAAGTGCAAGAGTCATTTGAGGCGACACCTTCCTGTGCACACCGGTGAGAGACGATATACATGTAAAATCTGTGGTAAAACATTTGCGCATCATGAAGCTATGACACGCCACATCCTCATTCACACTGAAGAAAAGCCGTACATCTGTGAGGTGTGTGGTAAAAGATTTCGCCAGAGAAGCAATCTGAAAGTTCATATGCGGGTGCACGAAGAGATGCAATTTAAGTGTGAAATGTGTGGGATTCTATTCCAGCATGAGTTTTTGCTACAGAACCATATGTCAACACACAATCAGACTGAAGATTCAGGAGATAAGAGCAATGGCCAGTTTCCGAAGTCCAGCTCTGCCATTAAAATGCAGCCACATTCAGACAACAGCAAACTgtttacatgcaaaatgtgtGAGAAGAGCTACAGTAACATTTATAATCTCCGCATACACGAGAAGCTTCACTCGGGGGAGACCCCATTCATGTGTGAGATCTGCGGTAAGGCCTATGCACTTAGGAAGTCCTTAAAAACGCACATGTTGTGCCATTCAGGAGAAAGACCTTACAAATGCATAGTGTGCGGGAAAGCGTTCAAGTGGTCTGGCTCTCTGAAAATGCATATGAAGACTCATACTGATGAAAAAACGTACAAATGTGAGACTTGTGGAAAGACCTTTCGCTTGTATGGAAATTTAAAGCGCCATAAGCATGTCCATACTGGGGAAAAGACATTGCGAGATCCCGACCATGTTAAAGCACATATGCAAATCCAAAGAGTGAAACCTTACAAATGCCAGAAGTGTGGGAAGAATTATGTATATCTTAGACATTACAATGATCACAGATGCAAACCTGTGTAA